GATTTCGGAAATTGCCAAACGAATCAGAAAGCATCCGGCGCCAGTCCTTGTAGAATGCATGACTTTCCGCATGAGAGGTCATGAGGAAGCATCCGGAGTCAAATACGTTCCTTCAGACTTACTCAAAGAATGGAAGGCCAAGGATCCCATCCTGAATTACGAAACCTGGTTGTTGGAAAAGGGTATTCTCAAAGAGAAGGACCTCTTGCTATTAAAACAAGAATTAAAATCTCAAATCCAGGAAGAGGTCGAAAAAGTATTTGGATGGCCAGATGGTGAAGCAGATCCGAATACAGAAATGAAGGATGTCTTTATGCCTTTTGAAGATGAAGATATTCACCCTATTGAAGAATCAAAAGACCTGCGATTTATTGATGCCATCAGCGATGGTCTTGATGTAGCCATGGCCAGGCAGCCCAAATTGGTATTGATCGGGCAGGACATTGCCGAATATGGCGGGGTATTTAAAATTACGGAAGGCTTTGTTAAAAAATACGGTAAGGAGAGGGTGCGGAATACGCCTATCTGTGAATCTGCTTTGATAGGTGCCGCGCTTGGATTGAGTCTGGAAGGATACAAATCCATGGTGGAAATGCAGTTTGCCGATTTTGTGAGTTGTGGTTTTAACCAAATCGTCAACAACCTCGCAAAACTGCATTATCGCTGGGGACAAAATGCAGATGTTGTCATCAGACTTCCCTGCGGAGGTGGAACGCAAGCTGGGCCTTTCCATTCACAGACCAACGAAGCCTGGTTTGCCCATGTGCCCGGTCTTAAAATCGTTTACCCTTCCAATCCATGCGATGCAAAAGGTTTATTGCTCAATGCGTTTGAAGATCCCAATCCCGTTTTGTTTTTCGAACACAAATTGCTGTATCGCTCCGTTGAATCAAAGGTTCCGGCAGGGTTTTATAAAATTCCCTTTGGCAAGGCAAGTTTCATTCATTCTGGTGATCAATTGTGCATCATCACTTATGGATTGGGAGTGCGATGGGCGACTGAGGCCATCAGCCATTTAAATATCAAT
This window of the Saprospiraceae bacterium genome carries:
- a CDS encoding dehydrogenase E1 component subunit alpha/beta; this encodes MVHPDLHFKVQGLEHTILKDLYANMLYARMIEEKMLNLLRQGRISKWFSGIGQEAIAVGATLALKQDEFIFPLHRNLGVFTSRKMPLDRLFAQWQGKESGYTKGRDRSFHFGCMDYHIVGMISHLGPQLTLANGTALASKLSGTHKISLAFTGEGGTSEGDFHEALNLASVWKLPVIFLIENNGYGLSTPVHEQYACAKLSDRGIGYGMEAHTIDGNNILEVYRKISEIAKRIRKHPAPVLVECMTFRMRGHEEASGVKYVPSDLLKEWKAKDPILNYETWLLEKGILKEKDLLLLKQELKSQIQEEVEKVFGWPDGEADPNTEMKDVFMPFEDEDIHPIEESKDLRFIDAISDGLDVAMARQPKLVLIGQDIAEYGGVFKITEGFVKKYGKERVRNTPICESALIGAALGLSLEGYKSMVEMQFADFVSCGFNQIVNNLAKLHYRWGQNADVVIRLPCGGGTQAGPFHSQTNEAWFAHVPGLKIVYPSNPCDAKGLLLNAFEDPNPVLFFEHKLLYRSVESKVPAGFYKIPFGKASFIHSGDQLCIITYGLGVRWATEAISHLNINADVIDLRTLVPLDYESIRQSVVKTGRVCILHEDNLFAGLGAELAAWIAEHLFEYLDAPVVRCASMDTPIPFSKRLEDQYLAKNRLEECLLKLINY